The Choristoneura fumiferana chromosome 11, NRCan_CFum_1, whole genome shotgun sequence genome includes a region encoding these proteins:
- the sas gene encoding stranded at second transmembrane protein isoform X2 yields the protein MCVRAVALWCALALAAGAAAYTVDCNHEYTDCDTELGKLPGEEEDSPAPTAPRIAIPLNEKATEMPSFQLTTSSTLPTRTTSAEPPSTTENRTEDTTTEETVTETLKPRPRLLNLSVDDLKNFAFALHNQTTVNTKKLTDLSDVTLDGEDEYEPPKVEIPKLEKDMPDKFYTNLQAPFHPILTVDRSDEVREEADLCRENEVSYKIGERIDRACEETCECIAGGIFDCSPRCKHPYIRRGRRINDPLCFESPVDQCCSIIACATDSKVIKLEVCRYGNDTYPVGSKWNVGCEQRCSCEPESVVTCKPRCNPLPQSDKCINVQDPKDACCEVQVCDVSQDVHEEPVENTTSTTSTTTTTSTSTTTTTTITSFSTTEAPLTSNISQEIPRSMRPLVLSEPIGSVKVLQNNSVQVNLMHMNSSKDPINLLLSNDGGRSFKEVELKYDNMILNLDSGKDYILKTRETGTKFNFTITASDPSSKEVKEELIHVTEKIGCHEDGKFYEVGEEFHIGCTELCECTGAERRECAALECPAHVGLELVSKGCVRWAPTPPPRPPNCCPRAARCLSDGTCHYKEVAIPNWTEVPISLTGCEQRCFCENGELDCQEVCTPLSPLPPQSLRCPPLHRPGPVNISDEDCCKQWGCVPNGTPTPEMANSTPTHPLFLPTIPPEIHFPQDDESDYEQNNIHRPMNPLVTGIPGLPPGLTVPLNLGDENKKLTVITLESDSPTSIKMLFGLPAVLVGLRGSVDLRYTDTHDDDITHWQSQVFAPADEVLTTSRLEFRLTGLTPGTLYRLRGKLYLHNLPLEPESEIYTIRTHDVPVVTAVEEKRREINSRLTVLDVNDTVAHVSWRRFTEEELQFIDGIQIRYRPVGTPIYSMTELLHHSRAAATLRELRAGSHYEASLVLVPPPRAATELVDPAVLEFTTAPYVDPYNWSVSIEARTVGSEAAELTWRGIPSPAERWVRVYRASHACGGARREHDAFRLAARDLPPSITLTGLEPDTRCRVWLELFLTNGKVKTSNVLEINTKSLDSPEQIDNAIEASSVGGRGTAPRGDYYGALVVVGVVAALGALTSLLLLLVVVRRHRPRSVPITPVPTAPRESSLPPYDNPAYKLELQQETMDL from the exons GTAAATTACCAGGTGAAGAGGAAGACTCACCAGCACCAACGGCTCCACGAATTGCAATACCTTTAAATGAAAAAGCAACTGAAATGCCAAGTTTTCAACTAACAACATCATCCACTCTCCCAACACGAACAACATCAGCAGAGCCCCCGTCTACAACCGAAAATAGAACTGAAGATACCACTACAGAAGAAACGGTAACAGAAACCCTAAAACCGAGACCAAGACTGCTAAATTTAAGTGTAGATGATCTCAAAAATTTCGCTTTTGCCTTGCACAATCAGACTACAGTTAATACTAAGAAACTGACTGATCTCAGCGATGTGACTCTAGATGGGGAAGACGAGTATGAACCTCCGAAAGTAGAGATACCTAAGCTCGAGAAAGATATGCCTgataaattttatacaaatttacaAGCGCCATTCCATCCGATACTGACGGTTGACAGGTCTGACGAAGTAAGAGAAGAGGCTGATCTTTGCAGAGAAAATGAAGTTTCATATAAG ATTGGGGAGCGCATCGACCGGGCTTGCGAAGAGACCTGTGAATGCATCGCTGGCGGTATCTTCGACTGTTCTCCTCGCTGCAAGCACCCCTACATTCGGCGCGGGAGGCGCATCAACGACCCGCTTTGCTTCGAGTCACCCGTTGATCAGTGCTGCAGCATCATCGCCTGCGCTACTG ACTCAAAGGTGATAAAACTGGAGGTGTGCCGTTACGGGAACGACACGTACCCTGTCGGGTCCAAGTGGAATGTTGGATGTGAGCAGAGGTGCTCCTGTGAACCCGAATCCGTTGTCACGTGCAAACCTAG ATGCAATCCTCTACCCCAATCGGACAAATGCATCAACGTGCAGGACCCTAAAGACGCCTGCTGCGAAGTTCAAGTCTGCGATGTGTCACAGGACGTGCACGAAGAACCTGTGGAGAACACAACCAGTACCACGAGTACCACTACCACTACTAGTACTAGTACTACAACCACCACTACCATCACCAGTTTTAGTACCACGGAAGCACCG CTTACATCAAATATTAGCCAGGAGATTCCAAGGTCAATGCGTCCTCTGGTCCTCTCTGAACCAATCGGATCTGTCAAAGTGTTGCAAAACAATAGTGTGCAAGTTAACCTCATGCACATGAACAGTAGCAAGGATCCCATCAACTTGCTCCTGAGCAACGACGGCGGGAGGTCATTCAAAGAAGTAGAACTGAAATACGATAACATGATCTTAAATCTGGACAGTGGGAAGGACTATATTTTGAAGACGAGAGAGACCGGGACCAAGTTTAATTTCACGATTACTGCATCAGATCCTAGCAGTAAAGAAGTGAAGGAAGAGTTGATACATGTGACGGAGAAGATTGGGTGCCACGAAGATGGGAAGTTTTATGAAGTTG GCGAAGAATTCCACATCGGCTGCACGGAACTTTGCGAATGCACGGGCGCGGAAAGACGCGAGTGTGCTGCTCTGGAGTGTCCAGCGCATGTGGGATTGGAACTGGTGTCCAAG GGCTGCGTACGGTGGGCGCCAACGCCGCCGCCGCGGCCACCCAACTGCTGCCCTCGCGCGGCTCGCTGTTTAAGCGATGGCACGTGCCATTACAAGGAAGTTGC GATACCCAACTGGACTGAGGTGCCCATATCCCTGACAGGATGCGAGCAACGTTGTTTCTGCGAGAACGGAGAGCTAGATTGCCAGGAGGTCTGCACGCCGCTTTCGCCTCTTCCGCCCCAGAGCCTTCGCTGTCCGCCACTTCATCGTCCTGGCCCTGTCAACATATCTGATGAGGACTGTTGTAAGCAGTGGGGCTGTGTGCCTAACG GTACGCCGACTCCGGAGATGGCAAACTCAACGCCAACTCATCCGCTATTCCTCCCGACCATACCTCCAGAGATTCACTTCCCACAAGACGACGAGTCGGATTACGAACAGAATAATATACATCGCCCTATGAACCCACTGGTTACTGGGATACCAG GGTTGCCGCCTGGATTGACAGTGCCGTTGAACTTAGGAGATGAGAACAAGAAGCTGACTGTGATAACCCTGGAGTCTGATTCCCCGACCAGCATCAAAATGCTGTTCGGTCTCCCTGCCGTGCTCGTTGGGCTGCGGGGCAGCGTAGATCTGAGATACACTGACACGCA CGACGACGACATCACGCACTGGCAATCGCAAGTGTTCGCGCCAGCAGACGAAGTCCTCACGACCTCCCGTCTCGAGTTCCGTCTGACTGGACTGACTCCTGGCACCCTGTACCGGCTGCGAGGGAAACTTTACCTCCACAACTTACCTCTGGAACCAGAGAGCGAGATCTACACCATTCGCACCCACGATGTGCCCGTG GTAACGGCAGTGGAAGAGAAGCGAAGAGAGATAAACAGCCGACTAACAGTCCTAGATGTGAACGATACCGTGGCCCATGTTAGCTGGAGGCGCTTCACAGAGGAGGAACTGCAGTTCATCGACGGAATCCAAATTCG CTACCGCCCCGTCGGCACGCCAATCTACAGCATGACCGAGCTGCTCCACCACAGCAGGGCCGCAGCAACGTTGCGTGAATTGCGCGCTGGCAGCCACTACGAGGCTTCCCTGGTGCTGGTGCCGCCACCGCGCGCTGCCACCGAGCTCGTCGACCCTGCTGTACTGGAGTTTACCACCGCGCCCTATGTCG ATCCTTACAACTGGTCCGTGAGCATAGAAGCTCGCACGGTGGGCTCAGAGGCAGCAGAACTGACGTGGCGAGGCATCCCCTCACCAGCCGAGCGCTGGGTGCGAGTGTACCGAGCCTCCCACGCCTGTGGGGGCGCGAGGAGGGAGCATGACGCGTTCCGGCTCGCTGCAAGGGATCTGCCGCCTTCAATCACGCTTACTGGTCTTGAGCCTGATACCAG ATGTCGCGTATGGCTCGAGTTGTTCCTCACGAATGGAAAAGTGAAGACTAGTAATGTGCTGGAGATTAACACGAAGTCGCTCGACTCTCCAGAACAAATTGATA ATGCAATAGAAGCATCGTCTGTGGGTGGACGCGGAACAGCGCCCCGCGGCGACTACTACGGCGCGCTGGTGGTGGTGGGAGTGGTGGCGGCACTTGGCGCGCTGACGTCGCTGCTGCTGCTTCTGGTCGTGGTTCGCCGCCACCGGCCGCGCTCCGTGCCCATCACGC CGGTGCCAACAGCTCCTCGTGAGTCTTCTCTTCCGCCTTACGACAACCCTGCTTACAAACTAGAGTTACAACAAGAAACTATGG ATCTCTGA
- the sas gene encoding stranded at second transmembrane protein isoform X1: MCVRAVALWCALALAAGAAAYTVDCNHEYTDCDTELGKLPGEEEDSPAPTAPRIAIPLNEKATEMPSFQLTTSSTLPTRTTSAEPPSTTENRTEDTTTEETVTETLKPRPRLLNLSVDDLKNFAFALHNQTTVNTKKLTDLSDVTLDGEDEYEPPKVEIPKLEKDMPDKFYTNLQAPFHPILTVDRSDEVREEADLCRENEVSYKIGERIDRACEETCECIAGGIFDCSPRCKHPYIRRGRRINDPLCFESPVDQCCSIIACATGNGDSKVIKLEVCRYGNDTYPVGSKWNVGCEQRCSCEPESVVTCKPRCNPLPQSDKCINVQDPKDACCEVQVCDVSQDVHEEPVENTTSTTSTTTTTSTSTTTTTTITSFSTTEAPLTSNISQEIPRSMRPLVLSEPIGSVKVLQNNSVQVNLMHMNSSKDPINLLLSNDGGRSFKEVELKYDNMILNLDSGKDYILKTRETGTKFNFTITASDPSSKEVKEELIHVTEKIGCHEDGKFYEVGEEFHIGCTELCECTGAERRECAALECPAHVGLELVSKGCVRWAPTPPPRPPNCCPRAARCLSDGTCHYKEVAIPNWTEVPISLTGCEQRCFCENGELDCQEVCTPLSPLPPQSLRCPPLHRPGPVNISDEDCCKQWGCVPNGTPTPEMANSTPTHPLFLPTIPPEIHFPQDDESDYEQNNIHRPMNPLVTGIPGLPPGLTVPLNLGDENKKLTVITLESDSPTSIKMLFGLPAVLVGLRGSVDLRYTDTHDDDITHWQSQVFAPADEVLTTSRLEFRLTGLTPGTLYRLRGKLYLHNLPLEPESEIYTIRTHDVPVVTAVEEKRREINSRLTVLDVNDTVAHVSWRRFTEEELQFIDGIQIRYRPVGTPIYSMTELLHHSRAAATLRELRAGSHYEASLVLVPPPRAATELVDPAVLEFTTAPYVDPYNWSVSIEARTVGSEAAELTWRGIPSPAERWVRVYRASHACGGARREHDAFRLAARDLPPSITLTGLEPDTRCRVWLELFLTNGKVKTSNVLEINTKSLDSPEQIDNAIEASSVGGRGTAPRGDYYGALVVVGVVAALGALTSLLLLLVVVRRHRPRSVPITPVPTAPRESSLPPYDNPAYKLELQQETMDL; this comes from the exons GTAAATTACCAGGTGAAGAGGAAGACTCACCAGCACCAACGGCTCCACGAATTGCAATACCTTTAAATGAAAAAGCAACTGAAATGCCAAGTTTTCAACTAACAACATCATCCACTCTCCCAACACGAACAACATCAGCAGAGCCCCCGTCTACAACCGAAAATAGAACTGAAGATACCACTACAGAAGAAACGGTAACAGAAACCCTAAAACCGAGACCAAGACTGCTAAATTTAAGTGTAGATGATCTCAAAAATTTCGCTTTTGCCTTGCACAATCAGACTACAGTTAATACTAAGAAACTGACTGATCTCAGCGATGTGACTCTAGATGGGGAAGACGAGTATGAACCTCCGAAAGTAGAGATACCTAAGCTCGAGAAAGATATGCCTgataaattttatacaaatttacaAGCGCCATTCCATCCGATACTGACGGTTGACAGGTCTGACGAAGTAAGAGAAGAGGCTGATCTTTGCAGAGAAAATGAAGTTTCATATAAG ATTGGGGAGCGCATCGACCGGGCTTGCGAAGAGACCTGTGAATGCATCGCTGGCGGTATCTTCGACTGTTCTCCTCGCTGCAAGCACCCCTACATTCGGCGCGGGAGGCGCATCAACGACCCGCTTTGCTTCGAGTCACCCGTTGATCAGTGCTGCAGCATCATCGCCTGCGCTACTGGTAATGGAG ACTCAAAGGTGATAAAACTGGAGGTGTGCCGTTACGGGAACGACACGTACCCTGTCGGGTCCAAGTGGAATGTTGGATGTGAGCAGAGGTGCTCCTGTGAACCCGAATCCGTTGTCACGTGCAAACCTAG ATGCAATCCTCTACCCCAATCGGACAAATGCATCAACGTGCAGGACCCTAAAGACGCCTGCTGCGAAGTTCAAGTCTGCGATGTGTCACAGGACGTGCACGAAGAACCTGTGGAGAACACAACCAGTACCACGAGTACCACTACCACTACTAGTACTAGTACTACAACCACCACTACCATCACCAGTTTTAGTACCACGGAAGCACCG CTTACATCAAATATTAGCCAGGAGATTCCAAGGTCAATGCGTCCTCTGGTCCTCTCTGAACCAATCGGATCTGTCAAAGTGTTGCAAAACAATAGTGTGCAAGTTAACCTCATGCACATGAACAGTAGCAAGGATCCCATCAACTTGCTCCTGAGCAACGACGGCGGGAGGTCATTCAAAGAAGTAGAACTGAAATACGATAACATGATCTTAAATCTGGACAGTGGGAAGGACTATATTTTGAAGACGAGAGAGACCGGGACCAAGTTTAATTTCACGATTACTGCATCAGATCCTAGCAGTAAAGAAGTGAAGGAAGAGTTGATACATGTGACGGAGAAGATTGGGTGCCACGAAGATGGGAAGTTTTATGAAGTTG GCGAAGAATTCCACATCGGCTGCACGGAACTTTGCGAATGCACGGGCGCGGAAAGACGCGAGTGTGCTGCTCTGGAGTGTCCAGCGCATGTGGGATTGGAACTGGTGTCCAAG GGCTGCGTACGGTGGGCGCCAACGCCGCCGCCGCGGCCACCCAACTGCTGCCCTCGCGCGGCTCGCTGTTTAAGCGATGGCACGTGCCATTACAAGGAAGTTGC GATACCCAACTGGACTGAGGTGCCCATATCCCTGACAGGATGCGAGCAACGTTGTTTCTGCGAGAACGGAGAGCTAGATTGCCAGGAGGTCTGCACGCCGCTTTCGCCTCTTCCGCCCCAGAGCCTTCGCTGTCCGCCACTTCATCGTCCTGGCCCTGTCAACATATCTGATGAGGACTGTTGTAAGCAGTGGGGCTGTGTGCCTAACG GTACGCCGACTCCGGAGATGGCAAACTCAACGCCAACTCATCCGCTATTCCTCCCGACCATACCTCCAGAGATTCACTTCCCACAAGACGACGAGTCGGATTACGAACAGAATAATATACATCGCCCTATGAACCCACTGGTTACTGGGATACCAG GGTTGCCGCCTGGATTGACAGTGCCGTTGAACTTAGGAGATGAGAACAAGAAGCTGACTGTGATAACCCTGGAGTCTGATTCCCCGACCAGCATCAAAATGCTGTTCGGTCTCCCTGCCGTGCTCGTTGGGCTGCGGGGCAGCGTAGATCTGAGATACACTGACACGCA CGACGACGACATCACGCACTGGCAATCGCAAGTGTTCGCGCCAGCAGACGAAGTCCTCACGACCTCCCGTCTCGAGTTCCGTCTGACTGGACTGACTCCTGGCACCCTGTACCGGCTGCGAGGGAAACTTTACCTCCACAACTTACCTCTGGAACCAGAGAGCGAGATCTACACCATTCGCACCCACGATGTGCCCGTG GTAACGGCAGTGGAAGAGAAGCGAAGAGAGATAAACAGCCGACTAACAGTCCTAGATGTGAACGATACCGTGGCCCATGTTAGCTGGAGGCGCTTCACAGAGGAGGAACTGCAGTTCATCGACGGAATCCAAATTCG CTACCGCCCCGTCGGCACGCCAATCTACAGCATGACCGAGCTGCTCCACCACAGCAGGGCCGCAGCAACGTTGCGTGAATTGCGCGCTGGCAGCCACTACGAGGCTTCCCTGGTGCTGGTGCCGCCACCGCGCGCTGCCACCGAGCTCGTCGACCCTGCTGTACTGGAGTTTACCACCGCGCCCTATGTCG ATCCTTACAACTGGTCCGTGAGCATAGAAGCTCGCACGGTGGGCTCAGAGGCAGCAGAACTGACGTGGCGAGGCATCCCCTCACCAGCCGAGCGCTGGGTGCGAGTGTACCGAGCCTCCCACGCCTGTGGGGGCGCGAGGAGGGAGCATGACGCGTTCCGGCTCGCTGCAAGGGATCTGCCGCCTTCAATCACGCTTACTGGTCTTGAGCCTGATACCAG ATGTCGCGTATGGCTCGAGTTGTTCCTCACGAATGGAAAAGTGAAGACTAGTAATGTGCTGGAGATTAACACGAAGTCGCTCGACTCTCCAGAACAAATTGATA ATGCAATAGAAGCATCGTCTGTGGGTGGACGCGGAACAGCGCCCCGCGGCGACTACTACGGCGCGCTGGTGGTGGTGGGAGTGGTGGCGGCACTTGGCGCGCTGACGTCGCTGCTGCTGCTTCTGGTCGTGGTTCGCCGCCACCGGCCGCGCTCCGTGCCCATCACGC CGGTGCCAACAGCTCCTCGTGAGTCTTCTCTTCCGCCTTACGACAACCCTGCTTACAAACTAGAGTTACAACAAGAAACTATGG ATCTCTGA